The genome window GGGTTTTTCAGCCCCTTCCTCCATGCGCCGCGTAATCTTCGCAACCTCTTCGTCGGGAATCGCGAAGGGATTGTTCCCCCCCACGAAGCCGGTGACCTTGGAGGTCTCCTTGACCACGTGCCAGGTTTCGTCGTTCAACTCCATATTCACGAGGATGTAGCCCGGGAAAAACTTGCGCGACGACGTCTTTTTCTCGCCCTTCTTCAGCTCGACCACGGTTTCGGAAGGAATGAGTATTTCACCGAAATGCTCTTCGAGCCCCAGGTTCTTGACCCGCTCCTGAAGAGACAGGCGCACTTTATTTTCGAATCCGGAGTAGGTGTGTACCCCGTACCACTTCTTCGACATAGTTGATTGAGTCCTTTACCCCAGGATGATGCGCATCAGCTTGGCGAGCACAACATCGCAGACGCCGAGATAGATGGATATGAGCACAACAATCGCGACAACGACCCAGGTGGTTGAGACGGTTTCTTTGCGGGTAGGCCAAGTTACCTTGCCAAGCTCGGCTCTGACTTCCGTGAGAAATTCTTTTGTTTTGGCGATCACGCGTGGACCCCACAATGCTTGTAAAATGGCAGGCCAGGAGGGATTCGAACCCCCAACATCCGGTTTTGGAGACCGGCGCTCTAGCCGTTAGAGCTACTGGCCTGCGTTCAGGGGGGGCAGCAACCCTCACTGTCCCGAACCGACAGGCTGTTACTTGGTTTCCTTGTGCACGGTATGGGTACGGCAGAAGCGGCAGTACTTCTTGAACTCAAGTTTCTGGGGCGTGTTCTTCTTGTTCTTGGTGGTTGTGTAGTTCCTCTGCTTGCACTCGGTGCAGCCGAGGGTGATGATATCTCTCATTGCTTATCCCTTCACGCATAAACCGGGGCGGACAGTATCCGCCCCGGCCCGAAGCTATTCGATAATGGAGCTGACGACGCCGGCGCCCACAGTACGGCCGCCTTCGCGTATCGCGAACCGAAGGCCTTCGTCCATCGCGATCGGCGTGATCAGGTTGATCGTCACCGCCACGTTGTCTCCAGGCATTACCATCTCGGTACCGGCAGGAAGGTCCACTATCCCTGTCACGTCCGTCGTGCGGAAGTAGAACTGCGGACGGTACCCGTTGAAGAACGGCGTGTGACGACCACC of Geobacter anodireducens contains these proteins:
- a CDS encoding transcription termination/antitermination protein NusG — protein: MSKKWYGVHTYSGFENKVRLSLQERVKNLGLEEHFGEILIPSETVVELKKGEKKTSSRKFFPGYILVNMELNDETWHVVKETSKVTGFVGGNNPFAIPDEEVAKITRRMEEGAEKPRPKVEFEVGETVRVVDGPFLNFAGVVEDVKPDKGKLRVMVSIFGRATPVELEFMQVEKQ
- a CDS encoding preprotein translocase subunit SecE gives rise to the protein MIAKTKEFLTEVRAELGKVTWPTRKETVSTTWVVVAIVVLISIYLGVCDVVLAKLMRIILG
- the rpmG gene encoding 50S ribosomal protein L33 (in Escherichia coli BM108, a mutation that results in lack of L33 synthesis had no effect on ribosome synthesis or function; there are paralogous genes in several bacterial genomes, and a CXXC motif for zinc binding and an upstream regulation region of the paralog lacking this motif that are regulated by zinc similar to other ribosomal proteins like L31; the proteins in this group have the CXXC motif), whose protein sequence is MRDIITLGCTECKQRNYTTTKNKKNTPQKLEFKKYCRFCRTHTVHKETK